The following are from one region of the Capsicum annuum cultivar UCD-10X-F1 chromosome 1, UCD10Xv1.1, whole genome shotgun sequence genome:
- the LOC107859839 gene encoding uncharacterized protein LOC107859839: MVRQIKGDFSQLSQILTSYSASIKQLETQLGQILAQLNTRPKGGLPSDTVVNPKNDAHIMAIVTRSGRTLGKDVDLGEDPNKKANEEQASAKRKRLEESIDNDPKPNESSVERPMVVEENVESEKTPKVIDDDIPKVDKTPIVPLPQIKIPPLFPQRLKKKDDDTKFKKFLAKFRSLSMNIPLLKALQEMPGYAKFMKDLATKKRVMDFETIEVTHNCSAIMFSTMVVKKEDLGAFTIPCTIGVYKFGKTLCDLGASINLMPLAMFRKLALGAPKPTTMRLLMSDRSIKKIVSVLYDVLVKVDWFIFSADFVILDCEVNHEVPIIFGRPFLATGRALVDVECGEMKFLVNNEEVSFNVCKSMKQPMDLQVISVIDVVDDEVANTIKLDLVNDPLVGVLWNFGSEMVEEYDEVVASLAGFGSSPRTRSNWSLI, from the coding sequence ATGGTGAGACAAATAAAAGGTGACTTCTCACAACTAAGTCAAATATTGACATCTTACTCCGCCTCTATCAAGCAACTTGAAACTCAATTGGGCCAAATCTTGGCACAACTTAATACAAGACCAAAGGGTGGATTACCTAGTGACACGGTTgtcaatcctaaaaatgatgctcACATCATGGCTATTGTCACTAGGAGTGGTCGGACTCTTGGTAAAGATGTTGATCTTGGTGAAGACCCCAATAAAAAAGCAAATGAAGAACAAGCCAGTGCAAAGAGAAAACGGCTAGAAGAATCAATTGATAATGACCCAAAGCCTAATGAGTCAAGTGTTGAACGGCCAATGGTAGTTGAAGAAAATGTTGAAAGTGAGAAAACTCCGAAggtgattgatgatgatattccAAAAGTGGATAAAACTCCAATTGTTCCATTGCCACAAATCAAAATTCCTCCCCTATTCCCACAAAGACTCAAGAAGAaggatgatgataccaagttcaaGAAGTTTCTTGCAAAGTTTAGGAGTTTATCGATGAATATTCCTTTGCTAAAAGCCTTACAAGAAATGCCcgggtatgctaaatttatgaaggacttggCTACAAAGAAACGAGTCATGGATTTTGAAACAATTGAGGTAACCCACAATTGTAGTGCTATAATGTTTAGCACaatggtggtgaagaaagaagacCTGggcgcattcactattccttgcactatcGGGGTCTACAAATTCGGAAAAACATtgtgtgatcttggggcaagtattaatttgatgccacttgCCATGTTTCGAAAGTTAGCCTTAGGTGCTCCTAAGCCTACCACTATGAGGCTTTTAATGTCCGATCGTTCAATCAAAAAGATCGTTAGTGTGTtgtatgatgttttggtgaaAGTTGATTGGTTTATCTTTTCGGCCGACTTCGTGATTCTCGATTGTGAGGTTAATCATGAGGTCCCAATCATTTTTGGTAGACCATTCTTGGCTACCGGAAGGGCCTTGGTGGATGTGGAATGTGGGGAGATGAAATTTCTGGTGAACAATGAGGAAGTATCCTTCAATGTGTGTAAGTCCATGAAGCAACCTATGGACTTGCAAGTTATTTCGGTGATTGATGTGGTTGATGATGAGGTAGCTAACACCATCAAATTGGATCTTGTGAATGACCCCTTAGTGGGTGTATTGTGGAACTTTGGAAGTGAGATGgttgaagaatatgatgaggtgGTAGCTTCATTGGCGGGTTTTGGATCTTCACCAAGAACCCGGTCAAATTGGAGCTTGATTTGA